A genomic region of Thermococcus sp. contains the following coding sequences:
- a CDS encoding nucleotidyl transferase AbiEii/AbiGii toxin family protein: protein MIPILEIKTIARNKGVPESTVERDYAQNWLLFGLSRTSLKMALKGGTGIRKVYIGNYRFSDDLDFTLLGEYDEKTLQGELVKGIKIARRESGIGFEENIAFKETLNGYEAGVYFRIIRASGPPLKIKIDLTKKENEPILLPLEKRKVIHSYSDECNARVLVYSLEEIFAEKVRSLFQRTRPRDLYDIWRLKDITRWRDINGIISEKFKVKDVQPEIEEFKRREAHYERAWEMSLAHQINPLPEFERVWDDTLEFLEGLKGSVEL from the coding sequence ATGATTCCCATACTTGAGATTAAGACAATTGCCAGAAATAAGGGGGTTCCTGAGAGTACTGTAGAGAGGGATTACGCCCAGAACTGGCTTTTGTTTGGACTTTCAAGGACATCCCTTAAAATGGCGTTAAAGGGGGGAACAGGGATAAGAAAAGTATACATCGGAAATTACAGGTTTTCTGATGACCTGGATTTTACACTCTTGGGGGAATATGATGAAAAAACGCTACAGGGAGAACTGGTGAAGGGTATTAAGATTGCCAGAAGGGAAAGCGGTATCGGTTTTGAAGAAAATATTGCTTTCAAGGAGACTTTAAACGGCTATGAGGCCGGAGTCTATTTTAGAATAATACGGGCATCGGGACCACCCTTAAAAATCAAAATTGATCTGACCAAAAAGGAGAACGAACCAATCCTGCTCCCGCTGGAAAAAAGGAAAGTTATTCATTCTTATTCTGATGAATGCAATGCCAGGGTCCTAGTGTATTCCCTTGAGGAGATCTTTGCCGAGAAAGTTCGCTCACTCTTCCAGAGAACGAGACCGAGGGATTTATATGACATCTGGCGTTTGAAGGATATTACCCGGTGGAGGGACATTAATGGCATAATATCTGAGAAGTTTAAGGTTAAAGATGTTCAACCAGAAATTGAAGAATTTAAAAGACGTGAGGCTCACTATGAAAGGGCCTGGGAGATGAGCTTGGCACATCAGATAAACCCACTTCCAGAATTTGAGAGGGTCTGGGATGATACTCTGGAATTTCTGGAGGGACTCAAGGGGAGTGTTGAGCTGTGA
- a CDS encoding nucleotidyl transferase AbiEii/AbiGii toxin family protein — translation MKDYSEFIRLIIEKSRIKKPELIEKDVVLHTILKGIYSNEHFAENYLFKGGTCLVKCYFGYYRFSVDLDFTFKNQEKWKKGSQREGGGKPSSKKHKWWAI, via the coding sequence ATGAAGGACTACTCTGAGTTCATTCGGCTAATAATTGAGAAGAGTAGAATTAAGAAGCCAGAGCTGATTGAGAAGGACGTAGTCCTGCACACAATTTTAAAGGGGATCTATTCTAATGAACACTTCGCAGAGAATTACCTCTTTAAGGGCGGAACCTGCCTAGTCAAATGCTATTTTGGCTACTACCGCTTCAGCGTTGACCTGGACTTCACCTTCAAGAATCAGGAGAAGTGGAAAAAGGGCTCTCAAAGAGAAGGGGGAGGAAAGCCCTCGTCGAAGAAGCACAAGTGGTGGGCAATCTAA
- a CDS encoding nucleotidyl transferase AbiEii/AbiGii toxin family protein, with translation MSENDRLYFYDFLGDYSEVEVLAYDLREILVEKVRAILTRKVQKLRDFYDLYLLYKHGLRVSDYGDAIIKKVIPALWYEKYLENFRRNKATFDINADRVLDEYELRLLNVMPDEDFLGFFNSLMKAIAGILDEIEV, from the coding sequence TTGTCTGAGAATGATAGGCTGTATTTTTATGATTTCCTTGGGGACTATTCTGAGGTTGAGGTTCTTGCTTATGACTTGAGAGAAATTTTAGTCGAGAAGGTTAGGGCCATTTTGACCCGAAAAGTTCAAAAACTGAGGGATTTCTACGACCTGTACCTTCTGTACAAGCATGGCTTAAGAGTTTCCGATTACGGAGATGCAATTATCAAGAAAGTCATTCCAGCTTTGTGGTATGAGAAGTATCTGGAGAATTTTAGAAGAAACAAGGCTACATTTGATATAAACGCCGATAGAGTTTTAGACGAGTATGAACTGCGCCTCCTAAATGTTATGCCAGACGAAGATTTCCTTGGCTTCTTTAATTCTCTGATGAAAGCTATAGCTGGGATTCTTGATGAAATTGAAGTATGA
- a CDS encoding nucleotidyl transferase AbiEii/AbiGii toxin family protein codes for MDERILKYTAARTGLGLNYIDKEEKISLLLSQLWRIFGEKAILKGGTALNRVYLAKVGAARFSGDIDIDYFNGNVETSAKEIIDGMRKIKDFNVKGPRILHRTFRFACYYTNTLGNRDRVKVEFYLSRAPYVEARIELVKSPFIDSYPTMFRVYSLEDLLAKKIVALYNRMEGKDIYDVFHALNMEFEMEKFLKALNLNTKFYHIEEDFRGGLISRLGQAKKNARYIGNSTNHFIPKTLRPNWEELIESLRFKIEELFK; via the coding sequence ATGGATGAGAGGATTCTAAAATACACAGCTGCCAGGACTGGATTGGGCCTGAACTACATTGACAAGGAGGAGAAGATCTCATTACTCTTAAGTCAGCTGTGGAGGATTTTTGGTGAGAAGGCAATTCTAAAAGGAGGAACCGCACTCAACAGGGTGTATTTAGCTAAGGTTGGAGCGGCGAGATTTTCGGGGGATATAGATATCGATTACTTCAACGGCAACGTCGAGACCTCAGCCAAGGAAATAATCGACGGAATGAGGAAAATTAAGGACTTCAATGTGAAGGGGCCAAGGATTCTCCACAGGACTTTCCGCTTTGCCTGCTATTACACCAATACACTTGGAAATAGGGATAGAGTGAAGGTGGAGTTTTACCTCAGCAGAGCGCCGTACGTTGAAGCAAGAATTGAGCTGGTGAAGTCGCCGTTCATTGACAGCTATCCTACGATGTTTAGGGTTTATTCTTTAGAGGACCTTCTTGCAAAGAAAATTGTTGCTTTATACAACCGCATGGAGGGCAAGGACATCTATGATGTTTTTCATGCCCTCAACATGGAGTTTGAAATGGAGAAATTCCTGAAGGCCCTTAACCTTAACACAAAGTTTTACCACATTGAGGAAGATTTCCGGGGAGGGTTAATCAGTAGGTTAGGTCAGGCAAAGAAAAATGCCCGTTATATCGGCAATTCAACAAACCACTTTATCCCCAAGACTCTCCGCCCGAACTGGGAGGAGCTCATTGAAAGCCTGCGCTTCAAGATAGAAGAACTTTTTAAATGA
- a CDS encoding ribbon-helix-helix domain-containing protein codes for MATGIKISARIPPALEREMNRLIEAGIYSNRSEIIKEALREFLLKRKYSKTGEDEYAELMLRAIEPILAKDWNSEADAHWNDYGGIEYEPNET; via the coding sequence ATGGCGACAGGAATTAAGATTTCTGCGAGAATCCCCCCAGCCCTCGAAAGGGAAATGAACAGGCTGATTGAAGCTGGAATATACTCTAACAGGAGTGAGATCATCAAAGAAGCTCTTCGAGAGTTCCTGCTGAAGAGAAAGTATTCCAAGACTGGTGAAGACGAATATGCTGAGCTCATGCTTAGGGCCATCGAGCCGATTCTTGCCAAAGACTGGAACAGTGAGGCCGATGCACATTGGAATGACTATGGAGGTATTGAATATGAGCCAAATGAAACTTAA
- a CDS encoding ATP-binding protein: MFEVRPITDEKNLYGRRHKEALKQLKENVEERTFTAILGPRRVGKTSIIRVFLNKYKYRYIYYDLSPFMGKQGISYTELTPAIMNIEVKELSYHAQLNLGLVRLDVKPENGVQFQNALINLFRELNAKYDTLLVIIDEAQVMPRIRGINLPGLLQLISNTMDNTTVIMTGSMPGLLEKILSPSASQPMFARYVDRIYIPRWTPEESIGYLKKGLREAKVPYTRAELEEAVEELSNVPGFLAYYGRQRVGGMGHDEALIEASSYAVGVWEQDLEAFLNIYSTKAYVTTLWVLAQSKFGLTRKEIAGEVLRREEVSDRSLTRILKNLVLSGMIEHSKKRGKYRIAENPLAKAVQNIAHKYGIH; the protein is encoded by the coding sequence ATGTTTGAAGTTCGACCAATAACCGATGAGAAAAATCTTTATGGAAGAAGACACAAAGAAGCCCTCAAACAGCTGAAGGAGAATGTTGAGGAGAGAACTTTTACGGCAATTCTCGGCCCAAGGAGGGTCGGCAAGACGAGCATCATCAGAGTTTTTTTGAATAAGTACAAGTACCGGTACATATACTATGATCTTTCTCCTTTTATGGGCAAGCAGGGGATCAGCTACACCGAGCTGACTCCGGCAATAATGAACATTGAAGTAAAAGAACTCTCGTACCATGCCCAGCTCAACTTAGGTCTTGTAAGGCTTGATGTTAAACCCGAAAACGGGGTGCAGTTCCAAAACGCCCTGATCAACCTCTTCAGGGAACTAAATGCCAAATACGATACCCTTCTTGTGATAATAGACGAAGCTCAAGTAATGCCCCGCATCAGGGGTATTAACCTGCCCGGCCTTCTCCAGCTGATAAGCAACACAATGGACAACACAACCGTGATAATGACGGGTTCGATGCCGGGTCTGCTTGAGAAGATACTCAGTCCCTCAGCATCGCAACCGATGTTCGCCAGATACGTTGACAGGATTTACATACCACGCTGGACACCGGAGGAAAGCATAGGGTACCTCAAAAAAGGATTACGTGAGGCAAAAGTGCCCTACACGAGGGCTGAACTTGAAGAAGCTGTGGAGGAGCTCTCAAACGTGCCCGGGTTTCTGGCATACTACGGCAGGCAGAGGGTTGGGGGCATGGGCCATGATGAGGCACTCATAGAAGCTTCAAGTTATGCCGTCGGCGTTTGGGAGCAGGATTTGGAGGCATTTCTTAACATCTACAGCACAAAAGCCTATGTAACTACACTCTGGGTGCTGGCTCAGTCAAAATTTGGTCTCACGCGGAAGGAGATTGCTGGAGAGGTGCTCCGCAGGGAGGAAGTTAGCGACAGGAGCCTCACTCGCATATTGAAGAATCTCGTTCTCTCGGGGATGATCGAGCACAGCAAAAAGCGCGGAAAGTACCGCATTGCTGAGAATCCTCTTGCAAAGGCAGTCCAGAATATAGCCCATAAATATGGCATTCATTGA
- a CDS encoding type II toxin-antitoxin system PemK/MazF family toxin, producing MSQMKLKPHGGLKQWEIIMVEFPFVDLVRGKLRPALIISNDALNKMGNSVMVVQITSNLSSGFREYNIPLSDSDVIRYEGTLPMYQSIIKPYILFTVDKRLIRRRIGLLKPEKTEEVKESIKRIFSID from the coding sequence ATGAGCCAAATGAAACTTAAGCCTCACGGAGGCCTCAAACAGTGGGAGATCATTATGGTGGAGTTCCCTTTTGTAGACCTAGTTCGGGGGAAGCTTCGGCCGGCTCTTATAATCTCCAACGATGCTCTCAACAAGATGGGTAATAGTGTGATGGTTGTTCAGATAACGTCAAACCTCTCTAGTGGATTTAGGGAGTATAACATCCCTCTTTCTGACTCGGACGTTATTCGGTATGAGGGAACTCTACCAATGTATCAAAGCATAATAAAGCCTTATATCCTCTTCACCGTTGATAAACGCCTGATCAGGAGAAGAATTGGTCTACTCAAACCTGAGAAAACCGAGGAAGTAAAAGAGAGCATTAAACGAATTTTTTCAATTGACTAA
- a CDS encoding type IV toxin-antitoxin system AbiEi family antitoxin domain-containing protein, translating into MRIKLLNKLARKRVFTIGEAVRITGLDRNTLKVLLSRLEKRGWVERIEKGKYIIIPLGAEKGEYTLHEFIIGSLLVKPSAIAYWSALNYHGFTEQIPSTVFVQTTARKKKQDLRIFGVRYKIIRIKPEKYFGVEKIWIEEFQVPITDREKTVIDCLDKPRYCGGIIEVAKAFREELEGEKLREYALRMNNSAVIRRLGYLCDYFGVNIDLPKPKTRNYILFDPTMPREGNVEGKWKIIANVELEGLE; encoded by the coding sequence ATGAGAATCAAACTGCTTAACAAACTCGCAAGAAAGAGGGTCTTCACAATAGGGGAGGCGGTCAGGATAACGGGCCTCGACAGAAACACCCTGAAAGTTCTCCTCAGCAGACTTGAGAAAAGGGGCTGGGTTGAAAGAATTGAAAAAGGAAAATACATCATCATCCCGTTGGGAGCAGAAAAAGGAGAATACACGCTTCACGAGTTCATAATAGGTTCACTTCTTGTAAAACCCTCGGCCATAGCTTACTGGTCAGCCCTCAATTATCACGGTTTTACCGAGCAGATCCCCAGCACTGTATTCGTCCAGACGACGGCAAGAAAGAAAAAACAAGACCTCAGAATTTTTGGGGTTAGGTATAAAATTATCAGGATAAAGCCCGAAAAATACTTTGGTGTTGAAAAAATCTGGATTGAGGAGTTTCAAGTTCCCATAACCGACAGAGAAAAAACCGTGATCGACTGCCTGGACAAGCCGAGATATTGCGGAGGGATAATTGAGGTTGCCAAAGCCTTCAGGGAGGAACTTGAGGGGGAAAAGCTCAGAGAGTATGCGTTGAGAATGAATAACTCTGCCGTTATAAGAAGACTCGGCTATCTCTGTGATTATTTTGGAGTAAATATTGACTTACCAAAGCCGAAAACGAGGAATTACATCCTCTTTGACCCAACAATGCCCAGGGAGGGGAATGTTGAGGGCAAATGGAAGATCATAGCCAACGTTGAACTGGAGGGCTTGGAATGA
- a CDS encoding ATP-binding protein: protein MRFYDREKEIWLLEKGRRIVIIGRRRVGKTRLVEEALNPITLFIPAEKNEALICRDWLEEIRERRYIPTLNSMREIVEFLMRENEVIFIDELQNVLKVNSSFIYDLQRLLDKYRDSKVIVTGSLISMSKKLVEDYKSPLYGRFDYVIKLKELDFRTTAEITRDLGYSFEDAITLWSVFGGLPKYYETLERFGVPVLEFIETMFFEEPYPMFSEVIMMLKEELGKEYKTYFSILQAISEGKNTLGEISSYLSTKSTSLTKYLSALEREYELVVKRKDVFDRGKNRYYIGQNLIDFWFRFIWRNYAKLDRGELRFDKNEFNSYIGRKFEVLVESLAQNFVPFNVIKTGKLWGKFKGKEKGKDSFEIDAVALGKEDIAFFEVKWEDLSFGEARKELEKLDEKASAVEDGRKRHLVLVAKSIKGKEKLDALVYDLGDIEARVFE, encoded by the coding sequence ATGAGGTTCTATGACAGAGAAAAGGAAATCTGGCTATTGGAAAAGGGAAGAAGAATCGTCATAATTGGCAGAAGGAGGGTCGGGAAGACAAGGCTTGTAGAGGAAGCCTTGAACCCGATAACCCTTTTTATTCCGGCGGAAAAGAATGAGGCCTTGATATGCAGGGATTGGTTGGAGGAGATTAGAGAAAGAAGGTACATCCCAACACTGAACTCGATGAGGGAGATAGTGGAGTTTCTGATGAGGGAAAACGAAGTTATCTTTATAGACGAGCTCCAAAATGTGCTAAAAGTGAATTCATCCTTCATCTACGATCTCCAGAGGCTCCTGGATAAATACAGGGATTCAAAAGTCATCGTTACGGGCTCGTTAATAAGCATGTCCAAAAAGCTCGTGGAGGACTATAAAAGCCCCCTCTATGGAAGATTCGACTACGTTATAAAGCTCAAAGAGCTGGATTTCAGGACAACCGCTGAAATAACGAGGGACCTGGGATACAGCTTCGAAGACGCGATAACCCTGTGGTCGGTTTTTGGGGGCCTGCCGAAGTATTATGAAACCCTTGAGCGCTTTGGGGTTCCGGTTCTGGAGTTTATAGAGACCATGTTCTTTGAGGAGCCGTATCCAATGTTCAGCGAGGTCATTATGATGCTCAAAGAGGAGCTCGGGAAGGAGTACAAGACCTACTTCAGCATTCTTCAGGCAATAAGCGAGGGCAAGAATACACTCGGTGAAATCTCTTCATACCTGTCAACAAAAAGCACCAGCCTCACCAAATACCTCTCGGCCCTTGAGAGGGAATACGAGCTGGTGGTCAAGAGGAAGGACGTCTTCGATAGGGGAAAGAACAGGTATTACATCGGCCAAAACCTGATAGATTTTTGGTTCCGTTTCATATGGAGGAACTACGCCAAGCTTGATAGGGGGGAGCTGAGGTTTGATAAGAACGAGTTTAACTCGTACATTGGCAGAAAATTTGAGGTTCTGGTCGAAAGCCTCGCTCAAAACTTTGTCCCGTTTAATGTGATAAAGACCGGGAAGCTCTGGGGCAAGTTTAAAGGGAAAGAAAAAGGAAAAGATTCGTTTGAAATCGACGCTGTGGCTTTGGGGAAGGAGGACATCGCTTTCTTCGAGGTTAAGTGGGAAGATCTAAGCTTTGGAGAGGCCAGAAAGGAACTGGAAAAGCTTGATGAAAAAGCAAGCGCAGTGGAAGACGGGAGGAAAAGGCACCTGGTTTTAGTGGCGAAGTCGATCAAGGGGAAAGAGAAATTGGACGCCCTGGTTTACGACCTGGGCGATATTGAGGCCAGAGTTTTTGAATGA